Below is a genomic region from Neorhodopirellula lusitana.
CCGAGCAAAGTGTTCAGTCGACGATGGAATTGGTCGTCGCCGACGTGCAGAAGTCGTTGACAAACCTGTCTGCTGATTTCGAACATCAAGGCGAGACCGGCGAGTCGTTCGGAAAGCCGATCAGCAAACCGGCTGCCAAGCCCAAGTGGCCTCGGTTGCTGCGGATGATTGTTGTCCCGTTGCTTTTGGCGACGGTCGCTTACTTGGGAGTGCGTGGTTGGTATTCCTATGTTGCTAACGACGAAGTCAGGGATTTTCCGGTCGCGATCGACATGGACGCTTACGCATTGGCTGACAAAACAAAATTGATCGATGACCTGGTCGCGTCGCCTCGTTGGCGAAGTGTGGTGGTCAATTCGGTGGTGCCCGAAATCGATGAGTTGATCCGGCCGGTCTCGACGGGGTCAACCGACGATAATGGGCGGGCTGATGATGAACAGGCTGATCGTGACGGCGACGTAGCGAACGCAAACTCGAAGCTCGGCACGCCGGCGTTGTCGACGAACCAAGAGTTGGCGTCGGCGTTGGAGGAGATTGCACCGGAACAGCGGTTGATCGCGTTGTCACGGATCGAGCGTTTTGAACAGTTGGATGATGCAGCGAAAGCATCGCTGCGGGATCGAGCGAGGGAACTGTCGCAGGCTCCCGATGCGGCTCAGCGTTTAGAGGTTCTGCGAGATTACGCTCGTTGGCGAGAACAGTTGAGTGATGAAGCAATCATGGCGATCGAGTCCAGCGAAGGCGAGGCTCGGCAGATGGCGATTGACGAAGCGATGACGGAAACGATCACCGCACTGGGCCGAGTGACGGGCCGTAGCCTGAGTGAAGACGCGATTGAGCGCATTGATTTCACGATCATCCAAATCGTCAAGAATCGAATTCAAGATGAGTTGGCTAAGCCAGAAGATGAACGGTCGACTTTCGTCAATGAGCGCGTCTTGAGAATGATCTCGCAAGGTGGACGTCGTGGCAGTAGCACGATGTATCGAACGATCGCCAGCGGTTACCTGTTCCGCAAGGCGGGCGGCAGTGGCGAGCCGTTGAATTCCGACGAGCTGGACATGATCGAAGCGATGTT
It encodes:
- a CDS encoding anti-sigma factor family protein — encoded protein: MTKRDEHLDVDDEILDGDDEALVAYLDGELERDQRGELEQRLVHDEALRVRLQSLQRGWDLLDLLPSPVTTEQSVQSTMELVVADVQKSLTNLSADFEHQGETGESFGKPISKPAAKPKWPRLLRMIVVPLLLATVAYLGVRGWYSYVANDEVRDFPVAIDMDAYALADKTKLIDDLVASPRWRSVVVNSVVPEIDELIRPVSTGSTDDNGRADDEQADRDGDVANANSKLGTPALSTNQELASALEEIAPEQRLIALSRIERFEQLDDAAKASLRDRARELSQAPDAAQRLEVLRDYARWREQLSDEAIMAIESSEGEARQMAIDEAMTETITALGRVTGRSLSEDAIERIDFTIIQIVKNRIQDELAKPEDERSTFVNERVLRMISQGGRRGSSTMYRTIASGYLFRKAGGSGEPLNSDELDMIEAMLPEKDANMLQGYVADPWVRSLILEDWAEEAVRRKMRGRTSTPSLPDRYESLPKAEREVMDLMSPEKARQWLIESK